One stretch of Paramormyrops kingsleyae isolate MSU_618 chromosome 4, PKINGS_0.4, whole genome shotgun sequence DNA includes these proteins:
- the LOC111861128 gene encoding retinol dehydrogenase 10-A-like yields the protein MSDTVSILSEFFLVTFKVLWAFVQSGLKWFVRQKEKSVAGQVCLVAGAGRGLGRLLAKEFARRRAVLVLWDINSESNEETAEMVRRIYRDTSSPTAGEDGPLPQVYTYQCDVGKRECVYASAERVKREVGPVDLLVNSAAVVSGHHLLDCPDELIERTLMVNCHAHFWTTKAFLPDMLEANRGHIVTVASSLGLFSTAGVEDYCASKFGAVGFHESLSHELKAAEKDGIKMTLVCPFLVDAGMFRSCKIRREIASFLPPLQPEYCVQQAMQAILTEQPLICMPRSMYMVTFMKAILPFEAIVCMYRLLGAEKCIYPFLARHKEAMNNNEAKSGD from the exons ATGTCAGACACAGTGAGTATCCTTTCGGAATTTTTCCTGGTGACTTTTAAAGTACTTTGGGCTTTCGTACAGTCTGGGTTGAAATGGTTTGTAcggcaaaaagaaaaaagcgtTGCGGGGCAGGTGTGTTTGGTGGCCGGGGCGGGTAGGGGTCTCGGTCGGCTGTTGGCCAAGGAATTCGCCCGAAGACGGGCAGTGTTGGTCCTCTGGGATATCAACAGTGAAAGCAACGAAGAGACCGCAGAGATGGTGCGCCGGATCTACCGGGACACGTCCAGCCCCACAGCTGGAGAGG ATGGTCCTCTTCCTCAGGTATACACTTACCAGTGTGATGTGGGAAagcgtgagtgtgtgtacgcCTCGGCAGAGAGAGTGAAGCGTGAAGTGGGCCCCGTCGACCTGCTAGTGAACAGCGCTGCCGTCGTCTCCGGCCACCACCTACTGGATTGCCCAGATGAGTTGATTGAGAGGACTTTGATGGTCAACTGTCACGCCCACTTCTGG ACCACCAAAGCCTTCCTCCCGGACATGCTGGAGGCTAACCGCGGCCACATCGTAACTGTGGCCAGCTCCCTGGGGCTGTTCAGCACCGCTGGTGTGGAG GATTACTGTGCCAGCAAGTTCGGGGCCGTCGGCTTCCACGAGTCCCTCAGCCATGAGCTGAAGGCTGCAGAAAAAGATGGGATCAAAATGACATTGGTGTGTCCCTTTCTTGTGGACGCGGGCATGTTCAGAAGCTGCAAAATCCG AAGAGAGATTGCATCCTTCCTGCCCCCCCTACAGCCAGAGTACTGTGTTCAACAAGCGATGCAGGCCATCCTGACTGAACAGCCCCTGATCTGTATGCCTCGCAGCATGTACATGGTGACCTTCATGAAGGC GATCCTGCCGTTTGAGGCCATCGTGTGCATGTACCGCCTCCTAGGGGCTGAGAAGTGCATATACCCCTTTCTGGCACGTCACAAGGAAGCAATGAACAACAATGAGGCCAAGAGTGGGGATTAG
- the rpl7 gene encoding large ribosomal subunit protein uL30 — translation MAGEEGKKVPTVPESLLKRRKAYAAQKALRIKKMLAEKAARKSRRKLIYKRAECYHKEYKEMYRREIRLSRMARKVGNYYVPAEPKLAFVIRIRGINGVRPKVRKVLQLLRLRQIFNGVFVKLNKASINMLRIAEPYIAWGYPNLKSLRELIYKRGYGKIKKQRIALTDNSLIERSLGKYGIICVEDLIHEIYTVGKNFKAANNFMWPFKLSSPRGGMNKKTTHFVEGGDAGNREDQINRLIRRMN, via the exons ATGGCGGGCGAAGA AGGGAAGAAGGTACCTACTGTTCCCGAAAGCCTTTTGAAAAGGCGAAAGGCCTACGCCGCACAGAAGGCTCTGCGCATCAAGAAGATGCTGGCAGAGAAGGCG GCCCGCAAATCCAGAAGAAAGCTGATCTACAAGAGGGCTGAATGCTACCATAAGGAATACAAAGAGATGTACAGACGGGAGATCCGCCTGTCCCGAATGGCCCGTAAGGTTGGAAACTACTATGTCCCCGCAGAACCCAAGCTGGCCTTTGTCATCAGGATTAGGGG AATCAACGGTGTCAGGCCCAAGGTCCGCAAAGTCCTGCAGCTTCTTCGCCTGCGACAGATCTTCAACGGCGTCTTCGTCAAACTGAACAAGGCCTCCATTAACATGCTCAGGATTGCTGAGCCCTACATCGCGTGGGG ATATCCCAACTTGAAATCCCTGCGTGAGCTTATTTACAAGCGTGGCTATGGCAAGATTAAGAAGCAGCGCATCGCTTTGACCGACAATTCCCTGATTGAGAGATCCCTTG GAAAATATGGCATCATCTGTGTGGAGGACCTGATCCATGAAATCTACACTGTGGGGAAGAACTTCAAGGCAGCCAACAACTTCATGTGGCCCTTCAAGCTGTCCTCTCCCCGTGGCGGCATGAACAAGAAGACCACACACTTCGTTGAGGGAGGCGATGCCGGAAACAGGGAGGACCAGATTAACCGGCTGATCAGAAGGATGAACTGA